A genomic segment from Legionella quinlivanii encodes:
- a CDS encoding alpha-amylase has translation MLAKTGYGYVEISPVQEHIRGPQWWTSYQPVSYQIAGRLGDESALKNMIAQCHAAGIKVIADVVVNHMTRGYGVGTNGTRYSKYDYPGTYQIQDFHWCRSNIDDYSNRDNVQNCELDSLADLDTGSDYVRGTIASFLNHLIDLNVDGFRVDAAKHISADDLGAIRARLKKNSFWVQEVIYSEGEAIHPLEYRHLGDLDEFRYGRDLKRIFEREKLAYLKSFGESWGYLPGEIARSFIDNWDTERNNSTLTYKDGENYLLANIFMLAHPYGSPNVYSGYRFNHIDAGPPLTKVCSKDWVCQHRFPAIANMVKFYNAVFNTPLNDWWTNEGNAIAFGRGDKGFLVINHEEFAITETFKTSLPAGVYCDVIHGNLDLRGNCTAETYQVDEKGRFTARIEANDALAIYVAEIAPSH, from the coding sequence ATGCTTGCAAAAACAGGGTATGGCTATGTTGAAATTTCTCCTGTTCAGGAACATATCCGCGGCCCGCAGTGGTGGACATCTTATCAGCCGGTCAGTTACCAGATAGCCGGACGTCTTGGAGATGAGTCAGCTCTGAAGAATATGATTGCACAGTGCCACGCCGCAGGGATTAAGGTGATTGCTGATGTAGTGGTAAACCATATGACCAGAGGCTATGGCGTAGGCACTAATGGCACGCGTTACAGCAAATATGATTATCCGGGTACCTATCAAATACAGGATTTTCACTGGTGCCGCAGCAATATTGATGATTATTCCAATCGGGATAACGTACAAAACTGCGAGCTGGATTCTTTAGCCGATTTGGATACGGGCAGTGATTATGTCCGAGGTACAATTGCATCATTTTTAAATCATTTAATTGATCTGAATGTGGATGGATTTCGTGTGGATGCTGCCAAACATATTTCGGCTGATGATCTTGGCGCTATCCGGGCACGGTTGAAGAAAAATAGTTTTTGGGTGCAGGAAGTTATTTATAGTGAAGGGGAAGCCATTCATCCATTGGAATATCGTCATTTGGGTGACTTGGACGAATTTCGCTATGGGCGTGACCTTAAAAGAATCTTTGAGCGTGAGAAACTGGCTTATCTGAAATCGTTTGGCGAGTCCTGGGGCTATTTACCGGGTGAGATTGCTCGCAGCTTTATCGATAACTGGGATACGGAGCGAAACAATTCCACTTTAACCTATAAGGATGGGGAAAATTATCTATTGGCTAATATTTTTATGCTGGCTCATCCCTATGGTTCGCCGAATGTGTATTCGGGCTATCGTTTTAATCACATCGATGCCGGCCCTCCGCTTACAAAGGTTTGCTCAAAAGATTGGGTTTGTCAGCATCGCTTTCCGGCAATTGCGAATATGGTTAAATTTTATAATGCAGTTTTTAATACTCCTTTGAATGACTGGTGGACAAATGAAGGCAATGCCATTGCATTTGGCCGTGGCGATAAGGGATTCCTGGTAATTAATCACGAAGAATTTGCGATTACTGAAACATTCAAGACGTCTTTGCCTGCTGGGGTTTATTGTGATGTGATTCACGGCAATCTCGATTTGCGTGGGAATTGCACAGCCGAGACTTATCAGGTAGATGAAAAGGGGCGATTTACGGCCAGAATAGAGGCTAATGATGCGCTGGCTATTTATGTCGCAGAAATAGCACCAAGCCACTAA
- the treY gene encoding malto-oligosyltrehalose synthase — protein MHIPLTSYRLQLHKQFGFKEAINILPYLLKLGITDVYSSPLLQAQPGSMHGYDVINYQKLNEELGGEEAFIQFTEALANYGMGLCVDIVPNHMAASPNNALWQDVVNKHQNSIYSDFFDIKWDSSDKDKLTYRRFFDINELVCMNTEREAVFTHIHQLILELIRIGKIQALRVDHIDGLRQPLAYLKKLQEEIGREFYVIVEKILGFEETLPLSWPVAGTTGYDWLNHMNQIYIDSKGLQKLYEVYQELCNKPKRPEEIRSQSLNLVIKKLFEKEFNRLHSELIPILNDYTPQRIGDFLLEFSSRMPIYRLYHQPDRRAFTEKILESILSQLPAEYQELGFLFKNLLLDQYPEYFDALKKKQWQQWRNDWEVFSGPVMAKGFEDTAGYNDAALLSLNEVGSSPELNARCGDLTLFHEFIISRQTHWPYSFNTSSTHDTKRSEDFRARLNVLSELADEWNKLLKQWQMHNQSKKIALDTLVSPDPIDEMVIYQSLLGIWPLEYGNSDYEQRLEQFLLKAMRERKQYTSWYEPKGDYEKACLNFLNQILKDKHFVNHFSDFARKTAFFGMYNSLSQLLIKFTTPGLPDLYQGNETWRFDLVDPDNRRRVDYEKLKKLASDEALSSLLAHWQDGRIKFNLTRQLLHLRKQYKALLVEGNYQPLTVEGTLSRHLIAFKREYQGSVLIIISCRWFSGILDFDEPWNKVKFSNEQLSGIADGEYHSLLTQRKLKSKSNFLLISDILKELPFEILIGE, from the coding sequence ATGCATATTCCACTGACAAGCTATCGCTTACAGCTTCATAAACAGTTTGGCTTTAAGGAAGCCATCAATATACTTCCTTATTTACTGAAGCTTGGTATTACCGATGTCTACAGTTCTCCTCTTTTACAAGCACAGCCCGGAAGCATGCATGGTTATGATGTGATCAATTATCAGAAGTTGAACGAGGAACTGGGTGGAGAGGAAGCATTCATCCAATTTACCGAAGCCTTGGCCAATTACGGAATGGGGCTTTGTGTGGATATAGTGCCCAACCACATGGCAGCCAGCCCGAACAATGCGCTTTGGCAGGACGTCGTCAATAAACATCAGAACTCAATTTATAGTGACTTTTTTGATATCAAATGGGATTCTTCGGATAAGGACAAACTGACTTACCGGCGTTTTTTTGATATTAATGAATTGGTCTGTATGAATACGGAACGAGAGGCTGTATTCACGCATATTCATCAACTGATTCTTGAGTTAATACGAATTGGTAAAATTCAGGCTTTACGTGTCGATCATATCGATGGGTTACGACAGCCTTTGGCTTATTTAAAGAAACTGCAGGAAGAAATTGGCAGAGAATTTTATGTCATAGTCGAAAAAATTCTCGGATTTGAAGAAACCTTACCACTCTCATGGCCCGTTGCCGGAACCACGGGTTACGACTGGCTTAATCATATGAATCAAATTTATATTGATTCCAAAGGGCTTCAAAAATTATATGAGGTATATCAGGAGCTATGCAATAAGCCCAAGCGGCCTGAAGAAATACGGTCACAATCACTTAATCTGGTAATAAAAAAACTGTTTGAAAAGGAATTTAACAGGCTTCATTCCGAACTTATTCCAATACTCAACGACTACACTCCGCAGCGCATAGGCGATTTTTTGCTGGAATTTTCGAGCAGAATGCCGATTTACCGGTTATACCATCAGCCTGACAGGCGGGCTTTTACAGAAAAAATTCTGGAATCCATACTGAGTCAATTGCCAGCAGAATATCAGGAACTGGGATTCTTATTTAAGAATCTGCTCCTTGATCAGTATCCTGAATACTTTGATGCTTTGAAAAAAAAGCAGTGGCAGCAGTGGCGAAATGATTGGGAGGTATTCAGTGGACCGGTAATGGCGAAAGGATTTGAAGATACCGCGGGCTACAATGACGCCGCCTTACTTTCTTTGAATGAGGTGGGAAGCTCTCCTGAATTGAATGCACGCTGCGGCGATCTTACGCTCTTTCATGAATTCATCATTTCACGCCAAACTCATTGGCCGTATAGTTTCAATACGAGTTCCACCCATGATACCAAACGGAGTGAGGACTTTCGGGCACGTCTGAATGTTTTAAGTGAATTAGCCGATGAGTGGAATAAGCTGCTTAAGCAATGGCAAATGCACAATCAATCTAAAAAGATAGCGCTTGATACACTTGTTTCTCCTGACCCTATCGATGAAATGGTCATTTATCAATCCCTGTTAGGTATCTGGCCCTTAGAATACGGGAATAGTGATTACGAGCAACGGCTGGAGCAATTTCTTCTTAAAGCGATGCGAGAGCGCAAGCAATACACAAGCTGGTATGAACCCAAAGGAGACTATGAGAAGGCTTGTCTTAATTTTCTGAATCAAATTCTGAAAGATAAGCACTTTGTAAACCACTTCTCGGATTTTGCCAGAAAAACGGCTTTTTTCGGAATGTATAATTCCTTATCGCAACTACTAATTAAATTCACCACCCCAGGGCTTCCCGATCTTTATCAGGGTAATGAAACCTGGCGTTTCGATTTGGTGGATCCGGATAATCGGCGCCGCGTAGATTATGAGAAATTAAAAAAATTAGCCAGTGATGAGGCTTTATCGAGCCTGCTCGCTCACTGGCAAGATGGCCGAATCAAATTCAATCTGACTCGCCAGTTGCTTCATCTGAGGAAACAATACAAAGCATTATTGGTCGAAGGTAATTATCAACCCTTAACGGTCGAAGGAACACTAAGCAGGCATCTTATTGCTTTTAAACGTGAATACCAGGGGTCTGTGCTAATCATCATTAGTTGCCGCTGGTTCAGCGGCATTCTTGACTTTGATGAACCCTGGAATAAGGTAAAGTTTTCTAATGAGCAACTTTCCGGAATTGCCGATGGAGAATATCATTCCTTGTTAACACAGCGAAAATTAAAGTCCAAGAGCAACTTTTTGTTAATTAGCGATATTTTAAAAGAACTGCCTTTTGAAATTCTGATAGGAGAGTAG
- a CDS encoding DUF3536 domain-containing protein: MANYICIHGHFYQPPRENPWLEEIETQDSAFPYHDWNERINDECYLPNSGARILNVNGQITEILNNYSKISFNFGPTLLSWIEEKDPQLLESILAADKESQKQFEGHGNALAQAYNHLIMPLANSRDKYTQLLWGIKTFEHYFKRKPEGLWLSETAVDLETLDFMSELGIQFTILAPNQARRYKHINDEEWIEGIIPGTSYQQQLPSGRSITLFFYDGEVSKAVAFEKLLTQGENFAYRLLNSFSEQKTEHNLMHIATDGESYGHHHAHGDMGLAYALNIIENTEDVELINYGYFLELQPPQYQVEIHENSSWSCAHGIERWRSDCGCSTRQDWHQQWRGPLRSALDWLRDQLIPAFETSLKTLLHDPWRARNDYIEVLNDRSKQSDFLKHHARHPLSALEEIQVLKWMELQRHTMLMYTSCGWFFDEISGLETTQILKYAARAIQLAKELTDVDYESEFIDRLSEVPSNLPEFANGARIYELFIKPLVIDLFKVSAHLAVSLPFSEYKESESIPIFCYEVNLIESKEAEAGKVKLFSGLMNVRSQITRESIQVWYALLYQGDQNLICAIRSPDPQLGTVENELFELFEKGEIFELVKLFEQHFGEATTSLRDLFHDMKLKITGQILSSVTSELENRYHEFMNNNAALLYFISDLHMPMPKAVAQSIAYIVNKDLFDYFNDEERNPEVLENLFQLVNRFNIPLDDSIRFRAGHLVKHYAIQLENQPVNTELLTELVDFIKQMNTLPLQINYWHLQNVVKQLLAADNPNPLLKSLGEALNLEV; this comes from the coding sequence ATGGCTAATTATATTTGTATACACGGGCATTTTTATCAACCGCCACGGGAGAATCCCTGGCTGGAAGAAATCGAAACTCAGGATTCCGCCTTTCCCTATCATGACTGGAATGAGCGTATTAATGATGAATGTTATCTGCCTAACTCTGGGGCAAGGATTTTAAATGTCAACGGGCAAATCACTGAGATTCTCAATAATTACAGTAAAATAAGCTTTAATTTTGGCCCTACTCTGCTGTCCTGGATTGAGGAGAAGGACCCGCAGCTACTTGAATCAATCCTGGCTGCTGATAAAGAAAGTCAGAAACAATTCGAGGGGCATGGCAATGCGCTGGCACAAGCTTATAATCATCTGATCATGCCTCTGGCAAATTCTCGGGATAAATATACCCAATTGCTTTGGGGAATAAAAACCTTTGAGCATTATTTCAAGCGCAAACCTGAGGGTCTGTGGCTATCGGAAACAGCGGTGGATCTGGAAACGCTCGATTTTATGAGTGAGCTCGGTATTCAGTTTACCATTTTGGCGCCCAATCAGGCCCGGCGATACAAGCATATTAATGACGAGGAATGGATTGAGGGTATCATCCCGGGAACCTCCTACCAGCAGCAGCTTCCCTCAGGAAGAAGTATTACTCTGTTTTTTTACGATGGCGAGGTATCCAAAGCGGTAGCCTTTGAAAAATTACTGACACAGGGCGAGAATTTTGCTTATCGTCTGCTCAATTCATTTTCAGAACAAAAGACAGAGCATAATTTAATGCATATCGCAACAGATGGCGAATCCTATGGCCATCACCATGCGCATGGTGATATGGGTTTAGCCTATGCCTTGAATATCATTGAGAATACCGAGGATGTAGAACTCATTAACTATGGATATTTTCTGGAATTGCAGCCGCCGCAATATCAGGTAGAAATACATGAAAACTCTTCCTGGAGCTGCGCACATGGTATTGAGCGATGGCGCAGCGATTGTGGCTGCAGCACTCGCCAGGACTGGCATCAGCAATGGCGAGGTCCTTTGCGATCCGCTCTGGACTGGCTGCGTGATCAGCTGATTCCGGCATTTGAAACCAGTCTAAAAACATTGTTACACGATCCCTGGAGAGCCAGAAACGATTATATTGAAGTGCTTAATGATCGCAGCAAACAAAGTGATTTTTTAAAACATCATGCCCGGCATCCCCTCTCCGCCCTGGAAGAAATACAGGTTTTAAAATGGATGGAATTACAACGGCATACGATGCTGATGTATACCAGCTGCGGCTGGTTCTTTGATGAGATATCCGGTCTCGAAACTACCCAGATTTTAAAATATGCAGCCCGTGCTATTCAATTGGCAAAGGAACTGACTGATGTGGATTATGAGTCTGAGTTTATTGATCGTTTATCTGAGGTTCCCTCGAACCTGCCCGAGTTTGCCAATGGCGCTCGAATTTACGAGTTATTCATCAAGCCATTAGTTATTGATTTATTTAAGGTTTCAGCGCATCTTGCTGTCAGCCTCCCTTTCAGCGAATACAAGGAATCAGAATCTATCCCCATATTTTGTTACGAGGTTAATTTAATAGAATCAAAGGAGGCTGAAGCAGGTAAAGTCAAGCTATTTTCCGGCCTGATGAATGTGCGATCGCAAATTACCCGGGAATCAATACAGGTCTGGTATGCGCTGCTTTATCAGGGAGACCAGAACCTCATCTGCGCCATTCGCAGCCCAGACCCTCAACTTGGCACAGTCGAGAATGAATTATTTGAATTATTTGAAAAAGGAGAAATTTTCGAGCTGGTTAAATTATTTGAACAACATTTTGGCGAAGCAACGACTTCTCTTCGCGACCTCTTTCATGACATGAAGTTAAAAATTACTGGCCAGATTCTATCGTCCGTTACCAGCGAGCTGGAAAATCGCTATCATGAGTTCATGAACAACAATGCAGCACTCCTTTATTTTATCTCGGATCTGCATATGCCAATGCCGAAGGCGGTAGCGCAGTCAATCGCTTATATTGTCAATAAGGACCTGTTTGACTATTTCAATGATGAAGAACGAAATCCCGAAGTGTTGGAAAATCTGTTTCAACTGGTCAACCGCTTTAATATTCCCCTTGATGATTCAATTCGATTTCGTGCCGGACATTTAGTGAAGCACTATGCTATTCAACTCGAAAATCAGCCTGTGAATACTGAGTTACTGACTGAACTGGTTGATTTCATTAAGCAAATGAATACGCTGCCGCTTCAGATCAATTACTGGCATCTGCAGAATGTGGTCAAGCAGCTTCTCGCCGCCGATAATCCTAACCCCCTGCTGAAATCCCTCGGCGAAGCACTCAATCTGGAGGTCTGA
- the treZ gene encoding malto-oligosyltrehalose trehalohydrolase, protein MDKIRKRLLGAHLDSSGHCEFKVWAPYAVKPHLEIIDARGNARVFPMLEKHDGYYSLALNKIKPGDSYYYLFGNQRFADPAADFLPQGITGPAAIVERTEIASRWPNIPLREYIIYEIHVGTYSPEGQFVAIINHLDELKELGITAIELMPIAQFSGERNWGYDGVYPFAVQNSYGGPQGLKALIQACHSRDIAVILDVVYNHIGPEGNHFAEFGPYFTEKYQSPWGQMLNFDDQFNHHVRRYFIENALHWFIEYDIDALRLDALHAIIDTSAYPFLEELADAVQELTKEIKKPFYLIAENDANDVRLITEKKKGGYGIHAQWNDDFHHAIHSLLTGETQNYYQDFGRFEHLIKAFREGFVYSGEYSVFRKKPHGRSSAALPSERLVVCLQNHDQIGNRAKGERLNHLLGEEQLKLAAGLLLTSPFIPLLFMGEEYADPAPFLYFISHSDPGLIEAVRQGRKKEFSFIDESLPDPQDELTFQTSKLNHHLKQDNKHRKLWNFYKQLIHLRRSLKAINTLDKNVQEIHWDQQKQLLTILKHHQEEPVLILASFSQETHSIADSRGPNWTLLLNSYHPQWTSNFQAEWLDDQLPPFGFFLFKDNQYG, encoded by the coding sequence ATGGACAAAATAAGAAAAAGACTATTGGGAGCTCATCTTGATTCAAGCGGACATTGTGAATTTAAAGTCTGGGCGCCCTATGCAGTCAAACCTCATCTGGAAATAATAGATGCCAGAGGAAATGCACGTGTTTTTCCAATGCTGGAAAAACACGACGGCTATTATTCTTTGGCTCTTAACAAGATTAAACCAGGCGATAGCTATTATTATCTTTTTGGTAACCAACGCTTTGCGGATCCAGCGGCGGATTTTCTTCCTCAGGGGATTACCGGTCCTGCGGCGATTGTTGAACGAACGGAAATTGCCTCTCGTTGGCCGAATATCCCGCTTCGAGAATATATCATTTATGAAATTCATGTGGGGACCTACTCGCCAGAAGGCCAGTTCGTAGCCATTATTAACCATCTGGATGAATTAAAAGAGTTAGGAATTACCGCCATTGAATTGATGCCTATTGCGCAATTTTCAGGTGAGAGAAACTGGGGGTATGACGGGGTCTATCCTTTCGCAGTGCAAAATTCCTATGGGGGGCCGCAAGGCTTAAAAGCGCTGATTCAGGCTTGTCATTCACGTGATATCGCGGTAATCCTTGATGTGGTTTATAACCACATCGGGCCGGAAGGCAATCATTTTGCAGAATTTGGCCCTTATTTTACTGAAAAATATCAAAGTCCCTGGGGACAAATGCTCAACTTTGATGATCAATTCAATCATCATGTGCGGCGTTATTTTATAGAAAATGCGCTGCACTGGTTTATTGAGTATGATATCGATGCCCTTCGTCTTGATGCCTTACATGCCATTATCGATACATCGGCCTACCCTTTTCTTGAAGAACTGGCTGACGCTGTGCAGGAACTGACAAAAGAAATTAAAAAACCTTTTTATCTGATTGCCGAAAATGATGCCAATGATGTCAGGCTGATTACTGAAAAAAAGAAAGGGGGCTATGGAATTCATGCTCAGTGGAACGATGATTTTCATCATGCGATTCACAGTCTTCTTACCGGGGAAACACAAAATTATTATCAGGATTTTGGACGCTTTGAGCACCTAATAAAAGCTTTTCGTGAAGGCTTTGTTTATTCGGGGGAATATTCGGTATTCCGAAAAAAACCTCATGGCCGAAGCTCTGCTGCCCTGCCTTCCGAACGCCTGGTAGTCTGCTTACAGAATCATGATCAAATTGGTAACCGGGCGAAAGGGGAGCGTTTAAATCATTTGCTTGGTGAAGAACAATTAAAGCTGGCAGCCGGTCTCTTATTAACCTCCCCCTTTATTCCTCTGCTTTTTATGGGGGAGGAATATGCAGATCCTGCCCCTTTCCTCTACTTTATCAGCCATTCCGATCCCGGGTTAATTGAAGCGGTACGCCAGGGTCGGAAAAAAGAATTTTCATTTATAGATGAGTCGCTGCCTGATCCTCAAGATGAATTAACATTTCAGACGAGTAAGCTTAACCATCATCTGAAGCAGGACAATAAACACCGAAAACTATGGAATTTTTATAAGCAATTAATTCATCTTCGCCGCTCACTCAAGGCAATCAATACACTGGATAAAAACGTTCAGGAAATCCATTGGGATCAACAAAAACAACTGCTAACTATTCTGAAGCATCATCAGGAAGAGCCGGTTTTAATACTTGCCAGCTTTTCGCAGGAAACCCACTCTATCGCCGATAGTCGGGGCCCCAACTGGACATTGCTTTTGAATTCTTACCACCCGCAGTGGACCAGCAATTTTCAGGCTGAATGGCTAGACGATCAGCTTCCCCCTTTTGGATTTTTTCTGTTTAAGGACAATCAGTATGGCTAA